In Chloroflexota bacterium, a single genomic region encodes these proteins:
- a CDS encoding cold shock domain-containing protein, with protein MAKGTIKKLIGDKGYGFIQTEEGKDLFFHQSQLEGVDYSSLKEGQ; from the coding sequence ATGGCGAAGGGTACAATCAAGAAACTAATTGGAGACAAGGGCTATGGGTTTATCCAAACTGAGGAAGGGAAAGACCTCTTCTTTCATCAGAGTCAGCTCGAAGGTGTGGACTATTCTTCCCTCAAGGAAGGCCAAGA